The proteins below come from a single Prolixibacter sp. NT017 genomic window:
- a CDS encoding MBL fold metallo-hydrolase encodes MMEIRKFTFNPVAVNTYVVWDETGECAIIDAGCSKPAEEAALAGFIEEKELKPVKLLNTHGHFDHVIGNGFAARQWDLEVEMHKDDNSLVSNAKEQGGMFGIAMHQPPKPAKFFEEGDEITFGNTTLKVIHVPGHSPGGVAFHNAKEKILIAGDILFYGSVGRTDLPGGEHEALITGIKSKLLGLDPATKVFPGHGPETTIGDEIKNNPFLQ; translated from the coding sequence ATGATGGAAATTCGAAAGTTTACATTTAATCCGGTAGCGGTAAATACCTATGTGGTATGGGATGAAACAGGTGAGTGTGCCATAATTGATGCGGGGTGTTCGAAGCCTGCTGAAGAAGCAGCTCTTGCTGGTTTCATTGAGGAAAAAGAATTAAAGCCGGTCAAACTACTGAATACTCATGGCCATTTCGATCACGTGATTGGGAACGGTTTTGCTGCACGTCAGTGGGATTTGGAAGTGGAAATGCATAAAGACGACAATTCACTGGTCTCGAATGCGAAAGAGCAGGGAGGAATGTTTGGCATTGCGATGCACCAGCCTCCGAAACCAGCCAAATTCTTCGAAGAAGGTGATGAAATAACGTTTGGAAACACTACGTTGAAAGTCATCCATGTTCCGGGACATTCGCCGGGCGGCGTGGCATTTCACAATGCAAAAGAGAAAATATTGATTGCTGGTGATATCCTCTTTTATGGTTCTGTCGGTCGAACTGACCTTCCGGGAGGGGAGCACGAAGCGTTGATCACTGGCATCAAATCGAAATTACTGGGACTTGATCCGGCCACGAAAGTGTTTCCCGGACACGGACCGGAAACAACGATTGGAGACGAAATAAAAAACAATCCTTTTCTGCAGTAA
- a CDS encoding protein-L-isoaspartate(D-aspartate) O-methyltransferase has protein sequence MEDNYRHRGLRRKLVSEIQSKGITDANVLESIGNVPRHLFMDSSFVQFAYRDKAFPIGKGQTISQPYTVAFQTQLLEVKKFDKVLEVGTGSGYQAAVLCEMGATVFTIERHRELYEKVRALLPSIGYEPMFFHGDGYAGLPTYGPFDKIIVTAGAPYIPEALLEQLKVGGRMVIPVGSQHHQEMKLVVRVSETEYRTEDKGGFIFVPLVGGKSG, from the coding sequence TTGGAAGATAATTACCGACATCGTGGTCTGCGACGAAAGCTGGTTAGCGAGATTCAATCGAAAGGAATAACGGATGCCAATGTGTTGGAATCCATCGGTAATGTACCTCGCCATCTGTTCATGGACAGCAGCTTTGTGCAGTTTGCCTACCGGGATAAAGCATTCCCGATAGGTAAGGGGCAAACTATTTCGCAGCCATATACGGTCGCTTTTCAAACGCAGTTGCTCGAAGTGAAAAAATTCGACAAGGTGTTAGAGGTCGGTACCGGTTCGGGTTACCAGGCCGCCGTACTTTGTGAGATGGGAGCTACGGTTTTTACCATCGAACGTCATCGGGAGCTCTACGAAAAGGTAAGAGCATTGTTACCCTCCATCGGCTACGAACCGATGTTTTTTCACGGAGACGGTTATGCCGGACTGCCAACCTATGGTCCATTTGACAAGATAATTGTTACGGCCGGAGCTCCCTATATTCCGGAAGCTCTGCTGGAACAATTAAAGGTCGGCGGACGTATGGTAATTCCGGTAGGCTCACAGCATCACCAGGAAATGAAGCTGGTGGTGAGGGTGTCGGAAACGGAGTACAGAACAGAAGATAAAGGAGGTTTTATTTTTGTCCCGCTCGTTGGCGGAAAATCAGGATAA
- a CDS encoding sugar transferase: MKRRKFLASYIVSDYLAALCAWILFYLYRKHYAEALIFGQNHTIDFTRQFYLGIILIPLFWLGLYTISGFYNDVLRKSRLLELGQTIFSAILGSLFIFFMFLLDDYIPDYTFYYKHILALLGIQFVLTYVPRLSISTIMVHQFKTGRIGFPTLIIGTNEVAHRITRELESQPVPTGNQVVGYVATDEEDDETEVPQEQVLGHLDDIPKIISQHKIEEVIIATESSDHKKLNDIINRLAGRNIIIRGIPDIYDILSGAVKMTTVYSSPLIQISNGIMPAWQMNIKRLLDIFISIIGLIVLSPLSLGCIIGVRFSSPGPILYRQERIGRYGKPFIMYKFRSMYNDAEKNGPDLSSHNDERITPFGRFLRKSHADEIPQFVNVLKGEMSVVGPRPERAFYIRKIEESAPHYRHLLRIRPGITSWGQVKYGYAENVTQMIERLQYDLIYLRNMSLYVDFKIIIYTAINILQGRGK; encoded by the coding sequence ATGAAAAGGAGAAAGTTCCTTGCCAGTTATATTGTCTCTGACTATTTAGCCGCTCTGTGCGCCTGGATATTATTTTACTTGTACCGGAAACATTATGCCGAGGCTTTAATCTTCGGGCAAAACCATACCATCGATTTTACCCGCCAGTTTTATCTAGGAATTATTTTAATTCCACTCTTCTGGCTCGGCCTGTATACCATTTCGGGATTTTACAACGATGTACTGCGAAAGTCGCGCCTGCTGGAGTTGGGACAAACTATCTTTTCGGCAATACTGGGCTCACTTTTCATCTTTTTTATGTTTCTGCTCGACGACTATATCCCCGACTATACTTTCTACTACAAGCATATTCTGGCACTACTGGGAATTCAATTTGTACTTACATATGTTCCCCGTTTGAGCATTTCCACCATCATGGTACACCAGTTCAAAACCGGACGTATCGGCTTCCCAACCTTGATTATAGGGACCAACGAAGTTGCTCACCGTATTACCCGTGAGTTGGAATCGCAACCTGTCCCTACCGGGAATCAAGTGGTGGGATACGTTGCAACAGATGAGGAAGACGACGAAACTGAAGTGCCACAAGAACAAGTTTTGGGACACTTAGATGATATCCCGAAAATCATCAGTCAACACAAAATCGAAGAGGTCATTATTGCCACCGAATCGTCGGACCATAAAAAACTGAACGACATCATTAACCGGTTGGCGGGTCGGAACATCATCATTCGCGGTATCCCCGATATTTATGACATTCTTTCGGGAGCAGTAAAGATGACGACGGTTTATTCCAGTCCCTTGATTCAGATTTCAAATGGAATTATGCCGGCCTGGCAGATGAACATCAAGCGTTTGCTCGACATTTTTATTTCGATTATTGGACTGATTGTTTTATCTCCATTATCCCTTGGCTGTATCATTGGTGTGAGGTTCTCATCGCCGGGCCCTATTCTTTACCGGCAGGAACGCATCGGACGCTATGGGAAACCGTTTATCATGTACAAATTCCGAAGCATGTACAATGATGCAGAGAAAAACGGACCCGACTTATCCAGCCACAACGATGAACGAATAACTCCGTTTGGCCGGTTCCTCCGAAAATCGCATGCCGATGAAATACCTCAATTTGTCAATGTGTTGAAAGGTGAGATGTCTGTGGTTGGTCCCCGTCCTGAGCGCGCTTTTTATATCAGGAAGATTGAGGAATCGGCCCCCCATTATCGCCATTTGTTACGCATTCGTCCGGGAATTACCAGCTGGGGACAGGTGAAATACGGGTACGCAGAAAATGTGACACAGATGATTGAACGCCTGCAATACGACCTCATTTATTTGCGAAACATGAGTTTGTATGTAGATTTCAAAATCATCATCTACACAGCCATTAATATTCTGCAAGGAAGAGGGAAATAA
- the thpR gene encoding RNA 2',3'-cyclic phosphodiesterase: MSKRTFIAIHIRPEEKLLTFIRELHGKLSKSRINWVNPETMHLTLRFLGNTTKEQIGKILKEAPGIFNQRTPFDVVLKGFGKFGSTENPKVLWIGLEGNEALSELAVETGLLVQGAGFEGEERAFRPHLTLGRVKWLKEAENLKKILDDYREVVFHRIVVNEVVFYESILKPAGPVYRPIQKFSLKG, translated from the coding sequence ATGAGCAAACGTACATTCATCGCCATACATATCCGTCCTGAAGAGAAGTTGCTGACGTTCATACGCGAGCTGCATGGGAAATTGAGTAAAAGCAGAATAAACTGGGTAAATCCGGAGACAATGCATTTAACGTTGCGCTTCCTGGGAAATACTACAAAAGAACAAATTGGGAAAATTCTGAAAGAAGCCCCCGGCATATTTAATCAAAGGACACCTTTCGACGTGGTGCTGAAAGGATTCGGAAAGTTTGGTTCAACAGAAAATCCCAAGGTTTTGTGGATAGGCCTGGAGGGAAATGAAGCCCTGTCGGAACTCGCTGTAGAAACAGGACTGCTGGTACAGGGAGCCGGTTTTGAGGGGGAAGAGCGGGCTTTTCGTCCACACCTCACACTAGGTCGTGTTAAATGGCTCAAAGAGGCGGAAAATTTGAAGAAAATACTCGATGATTATCGAGAGGTAGTTTTTCACCGAATAGTCGTAAATGAAGTGGTTTTCTACGAAAGTATACTGAAACCTGCCGGCCCCGTTTACCGCCCGATCCAGAAATTCAGTCTGAAAGGCTGA
- a CDS encoding DUF4294 domain-containing protein — MSFIVSFSFVDCYFYTVKKEDELKKWLYIFVFLFIGVAGHSQVVLVPPELPDSLAGRVDSIPHVVLDPIQIKPHSRRYYRRQQRRYNRMVLIVKKVYPMAKLAAKKLEEYNKVYVTLKTDRQRKKYIKQVQEDLMNEYGDEIKHMKISEGRVLMKLIDRETGHSSYQIIKEFRGGFTAFFWQTVARIFGNDLKVRYNPYGEDWMIENIVQQINQGTI, encoded by the coding sequence ATGTCTTTTATTGTGTCATTTTCTTTTGTTGATTGTTATTTTTATACGGTAAAGAAGGAGGATGAGTTGAAAAAGTGGTTGTACATTTTCGTTTTTCTGTTCATTGGGGTAGCCGGACACAGTCAGGTGGTTTTAGTACCTCCTGAGTTGCCGGATTCACTTGCCGGAAGAGTCGATTCCATTCCTCATGTGGTACTCGATCCGATTCAGATTAAGCCACATAGCAGGAGGTATTACCGTAGGCAGCAACGGCGCTATAACCGGATGGTGCTAATTGTGAAGAAGGTTTACCCGATGGCTAAATTGGCTGCTAAGAAGCTTGAGGAGTACAACAAGGTGTATGTCACATTAAAGACTGACCGGCAGCGGAAAAAATATATCAAGCAGGTGCAGGAAGATTTGATGAATGAATACGGCGATGAGATAAAACATATGAAAATTTCGGAAGGGAGAGTTCTCATGAAGCTGATTGACCGTGAAACAGGGCATTCGTCGTATCAAATTATCAAGGAGTTCCGAGGCGGTTTTACCGCATTTTTCTGGCAGACGGTGGCCCGGATATTTGGTAACGATCTGAAGGTTCGTTATAACCCTTACGGGGAAGATTGGATGATTGAAAATATCGTGCAACAAATCAACCAGGGAACGATATGA
- a CDS encoding arginine deiminase family protein, with amino-acid sequence MKKFNVNVSSEIGQLEGVILHTPGQEVENMTPQNAERALYSDILNLSVARQEYAQLKGVLEKVATTFEVRDLLTQTLQNSHAKERIINRICEREDAFCEISALYDLPEEELARQLIEGSILKRDNLTKFLSKERFALRPLHNFLFTRDASMTVYDEVLIGKMASPVRDREALIMEAIFKDHPLFGVKTINPIVPIKNIPSSPLASIEGGDVEIARDDVILIGTGVRTTSQGIDYLIESIKEKKTSAKHIIVQELPHTPESFIHLDMTFTFLNKDEVMVYEPLILGNNKYQTIHITIDNGEVTSIKLHEDLLQALKEVGMDMKPIQCGGTKDDWTMEREQWHSGANFFSIAPGKVIGYERNNYTIEEMSKNGYDIIKAQDIIENKADIHASQKAVITIAGSELSRGGGGARCMTMPVGRKKVDW; translated from the coding sequence ATGAAAAAATTTAACGTAAATGTCAGCTCGGAAATCGGGCAATTAGAGGGAGTTATTTTACACACTCCCGGGCAGGAGGTAGAAAACATGACTCCACAAAATGCCGAGCGTGCCCTTTACAGTGACATACTAAATTTATCGGTTGCAAGACAGGAATATGCTCAGTTAAAGGGCGTTTTGGAAAAGGTTGCGACCACCTTTGAAGTAAGAGATTTGCTGACTCAAACCCTTCAAAATTCGCATGCAAAAGAGCGAATTATCAATCGCATCTGCGAACGTGAAGATGCTTTTTGCGAAATATCAGCTTTGTATGACCTCCCGGAAGAAGAGTTGGCCCGGCAGTTGATTGAAGGTTCTATTTTAAAACGCGATAACCTGACTAAATTTCTGAGCAAAGAGCGCTTCGCCCTTCGCCCGCTACACAACTTTTTATTCACGCGCGATGCTTCAATGACTGTCTATGACGAGGTTTTGATTGGGAAAATGGCGAGCCCCGTGCGCGACCGCGAAGCCTTAATTATGGAGGCAATCTTCAAAGATCATCCGCTCTTCGGAGTGAAGACCATCAACCCAATCGTTCCCATTAAAAACATTCCATCGAGTCCGTTGGCCAGCATCGAAGGCGGTGACGTGGAAATTGCCAGAGACGATGTAATACTGATCGGAACGGGTGTTCGTACGACTTCGCAAGGAATTGATTATTTGATTGAATCCATCAAAGAGAAGAAAACATCCGCCAAGCATATCATTGTCCAGGAATTGCCACATACGCCTGAATCATTCATACACCTCGATATGACTTTTACATTCCTGAACAAGGATGAAGTAATGGTTTATGAGCCCCTGATTCTTGGAAACAATAAATACCAGACCATTCACATTACCATCGATAACGGCGAGGTAACCAGCATCAAACTGCACGAAGACCTACTACAGGCGTTGAAAGAAGTGGGCATGGATATGAAACCGATTCAGTGCGGGGGAACCAAGGATGACTGGACGATGGAACGGGAACAATGGCACAGCGGAGCAAACTTCTTCTCCATTGCACCCGGGAAAGTAATTGGTTACGAACGAAATAACTACACCATTGAGGAGATGAGCAAGAACGGTTACGACATCATTAAAGCTCAGGATATCATCGAAAACAAAGCAGATATTCATGCATCGCAGAAAGCGGTCATTACCATTGCGGGTTCGGAACTGAGCCGGGGCGGAGGCGGTGCCCGATGTATGACGATGCCTGTGGGACGGAAAAAAGTAGATTGGTAG
- a CDS encoding RNA methyltransferase — MTRKLKTNELGRLSVDEFKEADKLPVTVVLDNIRSGNNVGSVFRTSDALRIERIILCGITATPPNKEIHKTAIGAEKSIDWEYFKHTEEAVQKLKDEGYRIAGVEQVENSTLLPDFKANADTPLALVFGNEVKGVQQQIIDMCDENIEIPQYGTKHSLNISVSAGIVLWDICNKMRR, encoded by the coding sequence ATGACGAGAAAGCTGAAAACAAATGAACTGGGGAGATTATCTGTCGATGAGTTTAAAGAGGCGGATAAGCTCCCGGTAACTGTTGTTTTAGACAATATCAGGAGCGGAAACAATGTGGGCTCGGTATTTCGCACCTCGGATGCTCTTCGTATTGAAAGAATCATTCTTTGCGGAATTACAGCCACGCCGCCAAACAAAGAGATTCATAAAACAGCTATAGGTGCTGAAAAATCAATCGATTGGGAATACTTTAAGCACACCGAAGAGGCTGTTCAAAAACTAAAAGATGAAGGCTATAGAATTGCCGGAGTGGAACAAGTGGAGAACAGCACTTTATTGCCTGATTTTAAAGCGAATGCTGACACTCCATTAGCTCTTGTTTTCGGCAATGAGGTAAAAGGTGTACAACAACAAATCATCGACATGTGCGATGAAAACATAGAAATCCCACAATACGGGACCAAGCACTCACTCAATATCTCGGTGAGCGCAGGTATCGTATTATGGGATATCTGCAATAAAATGCGTCGGTAA
- a CDS encoding tetratricopeptide repeat protein, which yields MKKINFKAVAVFFVGAMMLSSCASLQKMKKNADKINYTVTPEVLVAKGGNVDVEIQGRIPEKYFNKKATITATPVLTYQGGEKAYAPYKLQGEKVEANNKVISYNNGGTFSYKGSVPYVDGMRKSDLVVRITASQGDQTLDFDPVKIADGVIATSTLVKDQPASIVGIQKEKNTTGVYDPTIDKFQRVVPDQYKADLMYLINSSYVRGSQLKKEDMDKLNQYIKDAFEADRKDLKGVEVSAYASPDGPEKFNTKLAEKREGSATKVVDRKLKKDKVETEVTGKYTPEDWEGFKELMQKSNIQDKEMILRVLSMYQDPEVREREIRNLTGPFQEIAKTILPKLRRSKIIASVDLIGKTDEEIANLADTDPSKLNQAELLYAASLTEDLNKQKAIYTSFTRQFPEDWRGFNDLGVVEMNQGNTSDAQSNFEKADQLDPKNPIIQNNLGGVALVNGDLDKAQELFSAASGAGQEVNYNLGTVSILKGDYDAAVKYFGDGTCVNKALAQMLTGDNNGALRTLNNLKSETALADYLKAIIGARTAKTTLLYDSLKAAVSKDAKYKDIAKVDLEFSKYFNDEQFKSIVE from the coding sequence ATGAAGAAAATCAATTTTAAGGCTGTTGCTGTGTTCTTCGTTGGCGCGATGATGCTGTCAAGCTGTGCCAGTCTGCAGAAAATGAAGAAGAATGCCGATAAGATCAACTACACGGTTACTCCTGAAGTGCTTGTAGCAAAAGGTGGTAACGTTGATGTTGAGATTCAGGGTCGTATTCCTGAAAAGTACTTTAATAAGAAAGCTACCATTACAGCTACTCCAGTTCTGACTTATCAGGGCGGAGAAAAAGCGTATGCTCCTTACAAATTGCAGGGAGAAAAGGTTGAAGCTAACAACAAAGTGATTAGCTACAACAACGGTGGAACTTTCTCATATAAAGGTAGCGTACCTTATGTAGATGGAATGCGTAAATCTGATTTGGTTGTTCGCATCACCGCTTCACAAGGAGACCAGACTTTGGATTTCGATCCGGTTAAGATTGCTGACGGTGTAATTGCAACATCTACTTTGGTTAAAGACCAGCCCGCTTCAATCGTAGGTATTCAGAAAGAAAAGAATACTACTGGTGTTTATGACCCGACAATCGATAAATTTCAGCGTGTCGTACCCGATCAGTACAAAGCAGATTTGATGTATCTCATCAACAGTTCATATGTTCGCGGTTCTCAGTTGAAGAAGGAAGATATGGATAAGTTGAACCAGTATATTAAAGACGCATTTGAAGCAGATCGCAAAGATCTGAAAGGCGTTGAGGTTTCAGCTTATGCTTCTCCGGACGGACCTGAGAAGTTCAACACCAAGTTGGCTGAAAAACGTGAAGGTTCAGCTACCAAAGTTGTTGACAGAAAACTGAAAAAAGATAAAGTTGAAACTGAAGTTACCGGAAAATACACTCCGGAAGACTGGGAAGGTTTCAAAGAATTGATGCAGAAATCCAATATCCAGGATAAAGAAATGATTTTGCGTGTACTTTCAATGTACCAGGACCCGGAAGTTCGCGAGCGTGAGATTCGCAACCTGACTGGTCCGTTCCAGGAAATTGCAAAAACAATTCTTCCGAAACTGCGTCGTTCAAAAATTATTGCCAGTGTTGATTTGATTGGCAAGACCGATGAAGAAATAGCCAATCTGGCAGACACCGATCCTTCTAAACTCAACCAGGCAGAATTGCTTTATGCTGCTTCTCTTACTGAAGACCTAAACAAGCAGAAAGCAATTTACACCAGCTTCACTCGTCAGTTCCCGGAAGATTGGCGTGGATTCAACGACCTCGGTGTTGTTGAAATGAATCAGGGTAACACCAGCGACGCTCAGTCGAACTTCGAAAAGGCAGACCAGCTGGATCCGAAGAACCCAATCATTCAGAACAACCTAGGTGGAGTAGCACTGGTGAACGGAGATCTGGACAAAGCTCAGGAACTCTTCAGCGCAGCTAGCGGTGCCGGTCAGGAAGTGAACTACAACCTGGGTACAGTAAGTATTCTGAAAGGTGACTATGATGCTGCGGTTAAGTACTTCGGTGATGGAACTTGTGTCAACAAAGCTCTTGCTCAGATGCTTACCGGCGATAACAACGGAGCACTCCGCACATTGAACAACCTGAAGAGTGAGACCGCACTGGCTGATTATCTGAAAGCTATCATCGGTGCACGCACTGCCAAGACAACTTTGTTATACGATAGCCTGAAAGCTGCCGTTAGCAAAGATGCCAAGTACAAAGATATCGCGAAGGTTGATCTCGAATTCTCGAAGTACTTCAACGACGAGCAGTTCAAGTCAATCGTAGAGTAA